One segment of Leptospirillum ferrooxidans C2-3 DNA contains the following:
- a CDS encoding MgtC/SapB family protein, with amino-acid sequence MTGSVLPSVAATLPIESILLLLGLSFFLGLAVEEMVSPSIERPGGIRTIPLLSLLGLTLTVIVPGNTVFVLAGFFSLALWLSLHHVSKNSPDPDSKGYSLIHPVIALMAYLLGPVTILLPHWFSISFVVFIVLTLGGRDRLHDLAKSVPQEEIFTAGKFLILAGIIWPLVPDHLVVAWLPLTPYKIWEYVIVVSSLSYASYLIQRFFSAKGGLLAGSVFGGLVSSTAATVMLSRKAKELLPDQKASVSAELHGAIVLANTLMYLRILLVVVFLYPAMARPLLLPLLGACVIGSAMALYLVYRKKVSKDGAVAPENFPSHPLELTTALVFALSLVIVTVVLGWVGRHFGTSGIDLMAFLVGFTDIIPFVLGLVHQSTPDQAGMVAGAIMISASSNNLAKAAYEISILGLRRSIPSVIPLLVLAILGFVYAYLVV; translated from the coding sequence ATGACAGGTTCGGTGCTTCCTTCTGTTGCGGCGACTCTTCCGATCGAGTCGATCCTTCTGTTATTGGGACTTTCCTTTTTTTTGGGACTTGCTGTTGAGGAAATGGTCTCTCCCTCCATCGAACGACCCGGAGGGATCAGAACGATTCCTCTTCTTTCGCTTTTGGGTCTGACCCTTACGGTCATTGTTCCGGGCAATACGGTTTTTGTTCTGGCCGGATTTTTCTCCCTGGCACTCTGGCTGTCCCTCCATCATGTTTCCAAAAATTCTCCTGATCCTGACAGCAAGGGATATTCCCTGATTCATCCGGTGATTGCCCTGATGGCTTACCTTCTGGGGCCGGTGACAATCCTCCTGCCGCATTGGTTTTCCATTTCATTTGTGGTGTTCATCGTGCTCACTCTCGGGGGGCGAGACCGACTCCACGACCTTGCGAAATCCGTTCCCCAGGAGGAGATTTTTACCGCTGGAAAGTTTTTGATCCTTGCGGGAATTATCTGGCCGCTGGTTCCGGACCATCTGGTTGTTGCATGGCTTCCTCTAACGCCTTACAAGATTTGGGAGTATGTGATCGTTGTTTCGTCCCTCTCTTATGCGAGTTATTTGATCCAGCGCTTCTTTTCGGCAAAGGGAGGGCTTCTTGCCGGTTCCGTTTTTGGGGGGCTTGTTTCCTCAACGGCTGCGACGGTGATGCTTTCGAGAAAGGCAAAAGAGCTCTTGCCCGATCAGAAGGCTTCTGTGTCCGCTGAACTCCACGGTGCCATTGTTCTTGCCAATACCCTGATGTATCTGAGAATTCTTCTGGTTGTCGTCTTCCTCTATCCCGCAATGGCAAGGCCGCTCCTTTTGCCTCTTTTGGGAGCTTGCGTCATTGGCTCAGCCATGGCTCTTTATCTTGTCTACCGGAAGAAAGTCTCCAAAGACGGGGCAGTCGCCCCCGAAAACTTCCCCTCCCACCCTTTGGAGCTCACTACTGCATTGGTATTTGCCCTGTCTCTTGTGATTGTCACGGTCGTTCTGGGTTGGGTCGGGCGACATTTTGGAACTTCAGGGATCGATTTGATGGCCTTTTTGGTGGGGTTCACGGACATCATTCCTTTTGTCCTGGGGCTTGTGCATCAGTCGACTCCCGATCAGGCGGGTATGGTGGCAGGCGCTATCATGATTTCTGCGTCTTCAAACAATCTGGCCAAGGCTGCTTACGAGATTTCCATTCTTGGCTTGAGGAGATCGATTCCCTCGGTCATTCCGCTCCTTGTGTTGGCAATTCTTGGATTTGTTTATGCATACTTAGTCGTTTGA
- the thiO gene encoding glycine oxidase ThiO: MPSQFHVKTVIVGAGIIGTSIAWHLSRAMETDILILDRSEPGGLATNAAAGILGPFNETDREGPFLDLMRASLSLYPDFVASLIEETGLSPDFVKSGILSVASSDEEEDALKKRWQWQKPIDHSIEWLSGKSARELEPHLGEEVRSAIRYPHESHVYAPRLLRALQGSISQRKISWRRGEPVTSVRENGSRGVVVTTSRGDQIFAEKVILTPGAFMGGISLPPPVMPVTPVNGQILAVRTTMRPYRHIVFYPPKGYFVPKLDGTVVIGASEDDYGFETKVTPKGMIEFLSPLKKVSPHLLEQPFHHAWSGLRPKTPDGLPIIGPHPSSPNIMVAAGHYRNGILLSPVTGAIIASLLTGKPLPVPIEPFSPKRFQSND, translated from the coding sequence TTGCCAAGCCAATTCCATGTGAAGACCGTGATCGTTGGCGCAGGAATTATTGGTACTTCGATCGCATGGCATCTCTCCAGGGCCATGGAAACGGACATCCTGATTCTCGACAGGTCAGAGCCGGGAGGGCTTGCAACGAATGCCGCGGCAGGCATCCTCGGACCGTTCAACGAAACCGACCGGGAAGGTCCCTTCCTCGATCTCATGAGAGCAAGCCTGTCACTCTACCCTGATTTTGTCGCTTCCCTCATCGAGGAAACAGGACTCTCCCCCGACTTTGTCAAAAGCGGCATTCTCTCCGTAGCCTCTTCGGATGAGGAGGAAGACGCCCTCAAAAAAAGGTGGCAGTGGCAAAAACCAATCGACCACTCCATCGAATGGCTTTCCGGAAAATCCGCGAGGGAACTTGAACCCCACCTCGGGGAAGAGGTCCGATCTGCCATACGATACCCCCATGAATCGCATGTGTACGCTCCGAGGCTTTTAAGAGCATTACAGGGATCCATCTCCCAAAGAAAAATTTCATGGAGACGGGGAGAACCGGTCACTTCCGTTCGGGAAAATGGATCAAGAGGTGTGGTTGTCACAACATCACGGGGAGATCAGATTTTCGCTGAGAAGGTGATCCTGACTCCCGGAGCCTTTATGGGAGGGATCTCCCTTCCCCCGCCCGTCATGCCGGTCACGCCCGTCAACGGCCAGATTCTGGCGGTTCGGACAACGATGCGCCCATACCGGCACATCGTCTTCTATCCACCCAAAGGGTATTTCGTCCCCAAACTTGACGGCACGGTCGTCATCGGTGCCAGCGAAGACGATTACGGCTTTGAGACAAAGGTCACCCCCAAAGGAATGATCGAGTTCCTTTCCCCCCTGAAAAAAGTCTCGCCGCATCTGCTGGAGCAACCCTTTCATCATGCCTGGTCCGGACTTCGGCCCAAAACCCCCGATGGTCTCCCCATCATTGGTCCCCACCCTTCATCACCAAACATCATGGTTGCGGCTGGACACTACCGGAACGGAATTCTTCTCTCACCAGTCACGGGAGCCATCATTGCCTCTCTCCTGACTGGAAAACCGCTTCCTGTCCCGATTGAGCCATTCAGCCCAAAAAGATTTCAGTCAAACGACTAA
- a CDS encoding UDP-glucose dehydrogenase family protein yields the protein MNICVVGSGYVGLVTATCFAEMGHSVIGVDVDAAKVDRLSKGESPLYEPGLSELLHRNIKAGRLSFTTDLPLAVSRSLFVFVAVGTPMGADGSADLKSVLSVARSVALTMSGYRVVVIKSTVPVGTCRLVAEEISGVLDGRKLEVPVPFDVVSNPEFLKEGSAVNDFMRPDRVVVGVSNPEVSEVMRELYAPFLRNGHPVIMMDVLSSELTKYASNSFLAMKISFMNKVAQICDKVGADVMSVRKGMGSDPRIGLPFLYAGVGYGGSCFPKDVQAFVRTGASIGVDMSLLEEVEKINEQQKNWAIQKIVESYPDQTALKVAIWGGAFKPETDDIRDAPSISVISELLARKVLVSLYDPEAMSGLRAVFPSGVEYCENPYDVLKDADILLLLTEWREFRNPDWDQVKSLMKGTLVLDGRNQYEASDLAVHGLSCVGVGRGCFTGQP from the coding sequence ATGAACATTTGTGTGGTTGGATCCGGATATGTCGGACTTGTGACGGCGACATGCTTTGCGGAAATGGGTCATTCTGTCATTGGTGTGGATGTGGATGCGGCGAAGGTGGACCGTCTCTCGAAAGGGGAGTCTCCGCTCTATGAGCCAGGCCTTTCAGAGTTGCTTCACCGAAATATCAAGGCGGGTCGCCTCTCTTTTACGACAGATCTTCCTTTGGCTGTTTCCAGATCCCTATTCGTGTTCGTTGCAGTCGGAACTCCCATGGGGGCGGATGGAAGCGCCGACCTGAAGTCGGTTCTCTCTGTTGCAAGATCTGTGGCACTCACGATGAGTGGGTATAGGGTGGTTGTGATCAAGTCAACCGTGCCGGTGGGAACATGCCGTCTTGTCGCCGAGGAGATTTCCGGGGTTCTGGATGGACGCAAGCTTGAGGTTCCGGTTCCGTTTGATGTGGTTTCCAATCCCGAGTTCTTGAAGGAAGGCTCCGCTGTCAATGATTTCATGCGTCCGGATCGGGTTGTTGTCGGTGTTTCCAACCCGGAGGTCTCGGAGGTCATGCGGGAGCTGTATGCCCCTTTTCTTCGAAACGGACATCCGGTCATCATGATGGATGTCCTCTCCTCGGAACTGACAAAATACGCATCAAATTCATTTTTGGCCATGAAGATATCCTTTATGAACAAGGTTGCCCAGATTTGTGACAAGGTTGGTGCAGATGTCATGAGTGTCCGGAAAGGAATGGGTTCCGATCCGAGAATTGGGCTCCCATTCCTGTATGCGGGGGTTGGCTATGGGGGATCCTGCTTTCCGAAAGATGTTCAGGCTTTTGTCCGGACTGGAGCATCCATTGGTGTTGACATGAGTCTTCTTGAAGAGGTTGAGAAGATCAATGAACAGCAAAAAAACTGGGCGATCCAAAAAATTGTTGAGTCTTATCCTGACCAGACCGCTTTGAAGGTCGCCATCTGGGGTGGAGCTTTCAAGCCTGAAACGGACGATATCCGGGACGCGCCTTCCATTTCAGTCATTTCTGAGCTTCTTGCGCGCAAAGTCCTTGTTTCCCTCTATGACCCGGAGGCCATGTCCGGACTCCGGGCTGTCTTTCCCTCCGGCGTCGAGTATTGCGAAAACCCTTACGATGTTCTGAAAGATGCGGACATTCTCCTTTTGCTGACGGAGTGGAGAGAGTTTCGCAATCCCGACTGGGACCAGGTGAAAAGCCTGATGAAGGGAACCCTTGTGCTTGACGGTCGCAATCAGTATGAGGCTTCTGATCTTGCTGTTCATGGTCTGTCTTGTGTGGGGGTTGGAAGAGGATGCTTTACAGGACAACCCTGA
- the sfsA gene encoding DNA/RNA nuclease SfsA, which produces MLYRTTLTPAVFLRREKRYSVLCRLLSGEEVWAHCANPGRLLSCLTEPGTPVYLLFHEPDGKKERKTSWSLEQSEPIPGVRVGLMPIRGNALFEEALGMGFFPGFSNYPELRREVPYGEGSRVDFVLSGPEGQIFVEVKSVTYRDGDAALFPDAVSQRASRHALELSRVRREGIRSAMVFVVMRSDCRYVMPASGIDPSYARVFASVCKEGVEAYSFSVTATESGLFPGRSMPVFPEGIPAETERSQ; this is translated from the coding sequence ATGCTTTACAGGACAACCCTGACTCCGGCCGTTTTCCTTCGCCGGGAGAAACGGTATTCCGTTCTTTGCCGGCTCTTGTCCGGAGAGGAGGTCTGGGCCCATTGTGCCAATCCGGGCCGTCTTCTGTCCTGTCTGACCGAACCCGGGACTCCGGTTTATCTCCTTTTCCATGAGCCGGACGGAAAAAAAGAGCGTAAAACCTCCTGGAGTCTTGAGCAGTCCGAGCCGATTCCGGGTGTTCGTGTCGGGCTTATGCCCATCAGGGGAAATGCACTCTTTGAGGAGGCACTCGGGATGGGATTTTTCCCCGGGTTTTCAAATTATCCGGAATTGAGACGGGAGGTCCCCTACGGAGAGGGTTCCCGAGTCGACTTTGTCCTGTCTGGCCCGGAAGGACAGATCTTTGTCGAGGTCAAGAGTGTCACGTATCGTGATGGAGATGCGGCCCTGTTTCCTGATGCCGTTTCCCAAAGGGCAAGTCGTCATGCCCTTGAGCTTTCCAGGGTTCGGAGAGAGGGGATACGGTCCGCCATGGTATTCGTCGTCATGCGGTCTGATTGTCGATACGTCATGCCAGCTTCTGGGATCGATCCTTCCTATGCCAGGGTTTTTGCGTCCGTTTGCAAGGAAGGGGTCGAGGCCTATTCTTTTTCTGTAACAGCCACAGAATCGGGATTGTTTCCAGGGCGTTCCATGCCGGTTTTTCCAGAGGGGATTCCCGCTGAAACTGAAAGGAGCCAATGA
- a CDS encoding UDP-glucuronic acid decarboxylase family protein, whose translation MKVLVTGGAGFIGSHLIESLVSMGNEVDVLDNFHTGRRENVDLSGKVSNLYVQDVSEPLSRARKYDRIYHMACPASPVHYQSDPVHTFKTAVFGTYRMLELARETGARLLIASTSEVYGDPLEHPQTEQYWGHVNPVGPRSCYDEGKRGAETLASDYARTMGVDLRIVRIFNTYGPRMLFDDGRVVSNFIHQALLGHPLTLYGDGRQTRSFCYVSDLVRGILSLMESDVVALPVNMGNPTEFTIHDLARLVLSKVKSSSTIVNHPMPTDDPARRCPDISRAQDRLGWSPVIDLSRGLDLTIEEFRSRLHP comes from the coding sequence ATGAAAGTACTTGTTACGGGAGGTGCCGGATTTATCGGTTCCCACCTGATTGAATCTCTTGTCTCGATGGGTAACGAGGTGGATGTCCTCGACAACTTTCATACGGGAAGACGGGAAAATGTTGATCTTTCCGGAAAGGTCAGCAACCTTTACGTCCAGGATGTTTCGGAGCCGCTTTCTCGAGCCCGGAAGTATGATCGGATCTACCACATGGCTTGCCCTGCTTCTCCTGTTCATTACCAGTCCGATCCGGTCCATACCTTCAAGACGGCGGTTTTTGGGACCTACCGGATGCTTGAGCTTGCCAGGGAAACCGGTGCCCGCCTTCTGATCGCATCCACCTCCGAGGTTTACGGAGACCCTTTGGAGCATCCCCAGACGGAGCAGTACTGGGGCCATGTCAATCCGGTGGGACCGAGGTCCTGTTACGATGAGGGCAAACGGGGGGCGGAGACGCTTGCATCCGACTATGCCAGGACGATGGGCGTGGATTTGCGGATTGTCCGTATTTTCAACACCTATGGTCCAAGAATGCTTTTCGATGACGGCCGGGTCGTCAGCAACTTCATTCATCAGGCCCTTCTGGGTCACCCCCTGACCCTTTACGGAGATGGGCGGCAGACTCGATCCTTTTGTTATGTTTCGGATCTTGTCAGGGGTATTCTTTCATTGATGGAATCAGATGTGGTGGCACTTCCGGTCAATATGGGAAATCCCACTGAGTTCACGATCCATGATCTTGCCAGGCTGGTCCTTTCCAAGGTCAAGTCCTCATCAACCATCGTCAACCACCCCATGCCGACAGACGATCCTGCCAGAAGATGTCCGGATATCTCGCGTGCACAAGATCGTCTCGGGTGGTCTCCGGTGATCGATCTTTCCCGTGGCCTTGATCTTACGATTGAGGAGTTTCGCTCGAGACTTCATCCGTGA